In the Streptomyces sp. BHT-5-2 genome, one interval contains:
- a CDS encoding PLP-dependent aminotransferase family protein, with protein MDRSKEGAIERSIAGAIERSMDAPVPGPAAATGSDFLQLRIAEAPVGGRADWLAGELRRAIADGRLPVGSRLPATRVLAADLRVSRGLVTEAYQRLRENGQVAGRGRGGTVVVAAPMAVGGGPAGTPVPAGPAPVLSPRATGPAATPYTTPPRSDIFDALRATPARIDLTPGVPDLASFPRAAWLRAERAVFASLPSSAFGYGDPRGAPELRRAVVHWLARNRGIRADPADVLIVSGTAQALGLIAQVLRADGIDAIAVEDPGSLGARQHLHHWGAATPPVPVDEDGVRVDALRATGARAALLTPAHQFPTGVVLDGARRRDLLRWARDTGGLIIEDDYDAEHRYDRPPVPALHSLLADHVCYAGSVSKLLAPALRVGWLLAPPRYREALVDAKRFADLGNGTLPQLVLARLMDSGELERLIRQLRRRHRERRDALIAAARAHLPEAVVHGAAAGLHLTLTFRPTAPPDTELAAAALARGVKVHPLSWHGQAPYGQPGLVLGYAARTPGELTEGIAILGEVVRATAKRGSEAER; from the coding sequence AGGATCGCCGAGGCGCCCGTAGGAGGCCGGGCGGACTGGCTCGCCGGTGAGCTGCGGCGGGCGATCGCCGACGGTCGGCTGCCGGTCGGGAGCAGGTTGCCCGCGACCCGGGTGCTCGCCGCCGATCTGCGGGTCTCCCGGGGCCTGGTCACCGAGGCGTACCAACGGCTGCGGGAGAACGGCCAGGTGGCCGGCCGGGGCCGCGGCGGCACGGTGGTGGTCGCCGCCCCCATGGCGGTCGGGGGCGGCCCCGCGGGCACACCCGTACCGGCCGGACCGGCCCCGGTGCTGTCCCCGAGGGCAACGGGCCCCGCCGCCACCCCGTACACCACCCCACCCCGCAGCGACATCTTCGACGCCCTCCGCGCGACCCCCGCGCGGATCGACCTCACACCCGGTGTGCCCGACCTGGCCTCGTTCCCCCGCGCCGCCTGGCTGCGCGCCGAGCGCGCGGTGTTCGCCTCACTCCCGTCCTCGGCCTTCGGGTACGGCGACCCCCGGGGCGCCCCGGAACTCCGCCGGGCCGTCGTCCACTGGCTGGCCCGCAACCGCGGCATACGGGCCGACCCCGCCGACGTCCTGATCGTCTCCGGCACCGCACAGGCACTCGGGCTGATCGCCCAGGTCCTCCGTGCCGACGGCATCGACGCCATCGCCGTGGAGGACCCCGGCTCCCTCGGTGCCCGACAGCACCTCCACCACTGGGGCGCGGCGACCCCGCCGGTCCCGGTGGACGAGGACGGCGTACGCGTCGATGCGTTGCGGGCGACCGGCGCGCGGGCCGCCCTGCTCACCCCGGCGCACCAGTTCCCGACCGGCGTGGTGCTCGACGGGGCCCGCCGCCGCGACCTGCTCCGCTGGGCCCGCGACACCGGTGGCCTGATCATCGAGGACGACTACGACGCCGAGCACCGTTACGACCGCCCGCCGGTCCCCGCCCTGCACTCCCTCCTCGCCGATCACGTCTGTTACGCGGGCAGCGTCTCCAAACTCCTGGCCCCCGCCCTACGGGTCGGGTGGCTACTCGCCCCGCCCCGTTACCGGGAGGCGCTGGTGGACGCCAAACGGTTCGCCGACCTCGGCAATGGCACACTGCCGCAACTGGTACTGGCCCGTTTGATGGACTCCGGTGAACTGGAGCGCCTGATACGGCAGTTGCGCCGCCGCCATCGGGAGCGCCGGGACGCCCTCATCGCGGCGGCCCGCGCCCACCTCCCGGAGGCGGTGGTGCACGGCGCCGCGGCCGGCCTGCACCTGACGCTCACCTTCCGGCCCACCGCCCCGCCCGACACCGAACTGGCCGCGGCTGCCCTCGCCCGCGGCGTCAAGGTCCACCCGCTGTCCTGGCACGGCCAAGCCCCCTACGGGCAGCCGGGCCTCGTACTGGGCTACGCGGCGCGCACACCAGGAGAGTTGACGGAAGGCATCGCCATACTGGGGGAGGTGGTGAGGGCCACGGCCAAACGGGGCAGCGAAGCCGAAAGGTGA